One region of Acidobacteriota bacterium genomic DNA includes:
- a CDS encoding TonB-dependent receptor — translation MPVDCVGRKDTPIGLDAVYGALVPSPDREVSSMSRPIRQRFRFGVRTMAALCAVLACTVAGASAQQLGGIAGEVTDNTGGVLPGVTVEVTSEALGAPQVAFTDGAGLFSVVQLPLGTYTVTFTLPGFSTVVRDGITIGAGFTATIDAQMAVGSVEETVTVTGEAPVVDVQTVRQQAVLDTEELDVLPVGNYGLQTIAQVTPGFTEDRADVGGTRDTWSAQGAYRFYHGKPGTRASFNGFRNQYFIGTASGSGYITNSDTIGEMQVEIAGMGAENGSGSTTINAIPREGSNVFTASLNTKYSGSGMQSENLTPELREFGIEPPRMENIWRAAGTIGGAIKEDRAWYYVSIARWGRRIQPPGGFFNALQGHNQFGTAGAPFPDPRMGGPTEIEDPFGLRGGPGSPGFYNTRTIFHELDMNRPAHDFDWNRTHAVRFTFQATDRNRFASFLDIQKDCRCTTGYTGQYAIENENGWDMWPAGVVQGSWTSPVTTRLLLEAGGGWQTANWVNFPATGVVDGQDRHIRDLATGYRWGAPILNIAPRARTGRSMEYFRLSYVTGSHNFRVGLTLEQAFNDEERTTGHQDTLAWALLAGNPLALIYYVQPYFQQERMNQELGLYVQDSWTLGNLTLTGGLRTDYVSMGFPAAQLAGGPSVGARSVSELSGVPDWTDINPRGGASYDLTGDGRTAIKVSMGRFNELTRSRLTREFHPFSSSVATANRFWLDVNQNWIVDCDTGNFAPNGECGAISNANYGQFPDLQPTDYIFGNLAGCSESSPEACPATMFDPDVLYDNRPYTWDFLAEIQRELVTGLSVSAGYNRNWSGGYWVSDNLLTSPSDYDEYCIAAPASGRLFDVVGDLSPGQPLCGYYDIRPELFGQSKRLVTIADNYGNQTREWNGFVFNVDGRLPNGIRVTGGLDLGTQTVGNCFTVDEPNQPRDLFNNLPPGGPNCRHTHSWGNLADFRMHGDIPLPADFTLSWIYKNTPGTPINAVGDFTNADIHCWADGNGNCDPMSTRTGFSGSPSRTLAITAPNQYFTKRFTQLDLRFLRTFSLGDMRLDTSIDLYNALNSNSVQSIESTIGTAFGRPITVLDARVLQVYANLRF, via the coding sequence TGCCGGTGGACTGCGTCGGGCGAAAGGACACGCCCATTGGGTTAGACGCAGTTTATGGGGCGTTGGTTCCGTCCCCAGATCGCGAGGTGTCTAGCATGTCGCGTCCGATTAGGCAGCGGTTCAGATTCGGCGTTCGAACCATGGCCGCGCTCTGCGCGGTTCTGGCATGTACGGTCGCCGGCGCGTCAGCCCAGCAGTTGGGCGGTATCGCCGGAGAGGTGACTGACAATACGGGCGGTGTTCTCCCCGGAGTAACGGTGGAGGTCACGTCCGAGGCGCTTGGCGCGCCGCAGGTGGCGTTCACCGACGGCGCCGGGCTTTTCTCCGTCGTGCAGCTCCCGCTGGGGACCTACACCGTCACGTTCACGCTTCCCGGCTTTTCCACCGTGGTCCGCGACGGGATCACGATCGGCGCCGGGTTCACCGCGACGATCGACGCCCAGATGGCGGTCGGGTCGGTGGAAGAGACGGTCACGGTAACCGGTGAGGCGCCGGTTGTCGACGTGCAGACTGTCCGCCAGCAGGCGGTGCTCGACACCGAGGAGTTGGACGTTCTGCCGGTCGGCAACTATGGCCTGCAGACGATCGCGCAGGTGACTCCGGGGTTCACCGAGGACCGGGCGGACGTGGGCGGCACCCGCGATACCTGGTCGGCGCAGGGAGCCTACCGTTTCTACCACGGCAAGCCGGGCACGCGCGCCTCGTTCAACGGCTTCCGGAACCAGTACTTCATCGGCACCGCGTCGGGCTCCGGCTACATCACGAACTCCGACACCATCGGGGAGATGCAGGTCGAGATCGCCGGCATGGGCGCCGAGAACGGTTCCGGCAGCACGACCATCAACGCCATCCCGCGTGAGGGGAGCAACGTCTTTACCGCGTCCCTCAACACGAAGTACTCCGGCAGTGGCATGCAGTCGGAGAACCTCACGCCGGAGCTTCGGGAGTTCGGCATCGAGCCGCCGAGGATGGAGAACATCTGGCGCGCGGCCGGGACCATCGGCGGCGCGATCAAGGAGGACCGGGCGTGGTACTACGTCTCCATCGCGCGCTGGGGCCGCCGCATTCAGCCCCCCGGCGGCTTTTTCAACGCGCTGCAGGGGCACAACCAGTTCGGGACGGCGGGAGCTCCGTTCCCCGACCCCCGGATGGGCGGACCCACCGAGATCGAGGATCCGTTCGGCCTCCGGGGTGGGCCGGGTTCACCTGGCTTCTACAACACGCGGACCATCTTCCACGAGCTTGACATGAACCGTCCGGCCCACGACTTCGACTGGAACCGGACCCACGCGGTGCGGTTCACCTTCCAGGCGACCGACCGGAACCGGTTCGCGAGCTTCCTCGACATCCAGAAGGACTGCCGCTGCACCACCGGTTACACCGGCCAGTACGCCATCGAGAACGAGAACGGTTGGGACATGTGGCCGGCCGGTGTCGTGCAGGGATCCTGGACGTCGCCCGTAACCACGCGCCTCCTGCTCGAGGCGGGCGGCGGCTGGCAGACCGCGAACTGGGTCAACTTCCCCGCCACCGGCGTGGTCGACGGCCAGGATCGCCACATTCGGGATCTCGCTACCGGTTACCGGTGGGGCGCCCCGATCCTGAACATCGCCCCGCGTGCGCGGACCGGCCGGAGCATGGAGTACTTCCGGCTGTCGTATGTCACCGGTTCGCACAACTTCCGCGTCGGCCTGACGCTGGAGCAGGCGTTCAACGACGAGGAGCGGACCACTGGCCACCAGGACACGCTGGCGTGGGCGCTGTTGGCCGGTAATCCGCTGGCGCTCATCTACTACGTCCAGCCGTACTTCCAGCAGGAGCGGATGAATCAGGAGCTGGGCCTCTACGTCCAGGACTCGTGGACGCTCGGCAACCTGACCCTGACCGGAGGCCTGCGCACCGACTACGTCTCGATGGGCTTCCCGGCCGCCCAGTTGGCGGGCGGGCCCTCCGTCGGGGCGAGATCGGTGTCGGAACTGTCGGGTGTCCCGGACTGGACTGATATCAATCCGCGGGGCGGCGCCAGCTACGACCTGACGGGCGACGGCCGGACGGCGATAAAGGTGTCGATGGGCCGCTTCAACGAGTTGACGCGGAGCCGCCTGACGCGCGAGTTCCACCCGTTCAGCTCGTCCGTTGCGACAGCGAACCGGTTCTGGCTGGATGTCAACCAGAACTGGATCGTGGATTGCGACACCGGGAACTTCGCACCGAACGGCGAGTGCGGCGCCATCAGCAACGCCAACTACGGCCAGTTCCCGGATCTGCAGCCGACGGACTACATCTTCGGGAACCTGGCCGGCTGCTCGGAGTCGAGCCCGGAAGCCTGCCCCGCCACGATGTTCGACCCGGACGTCCTGTACGACAACCGGCCCTACACGTGGGACTTCCTCGCCGAGATCCAGCGCGAGCTGGTGACCGGACTGTCGGTCAGCGCCGGCTACAACCGGAACTGGTCGGGCGGCTACTGGGTGTCGGACAACCTGCTGACCAGCCCGTCGGACTACGACGAGTACTGCATCGCCGCTCCAGCGAGCGGGCGCCTGTTCGACGTGGTGGGCGATCTTTCGCCGGGCCAGCCGCTCTGCGGCTACTACGACATCCGGCCGGAGCTGTTCGGCCAGAGCAAGCGGCTCGTGACGATCGCCGACAACTACGGCAACCAGACCCGTGAGTGGAACGGGTTCGTCTTCAATGTGGACGGTCGTCTCCCGAACGGCATCCGCGTGACCGGCGGCCTCGACCTCGGTACGCAGACGGTCGGCAACTGCTTCACCGTGGACGAGCCGAACCAGCCGCGCGACCTGTTCAACAACCTGCCGCCGGGCGGCCCGAACTGCCGCCACACGCACAGTTGGGGCAACCTCGCGGACTTCCGCATGCACGGCGACATCCCGCTGCCGGCTGACTTCACGCTGAGCTGGATTTACAAGAACACGCCGGGGACGCCGATCAACGCCGTCGGCGACTTCACCAACGCTGACATCCACTGCTGGGCGGACGGTAACGGCAACTGCGATCCGATGAGCACGCGGACGGGCTTCTCCGGGAGCCCCAGCCGGACGCTCGCGATCACGGCGCCGAACCAGTACTTCACCAAGCGGTTCACGCAACTCGACCTCCGGTTCCTCCGGACGTTCAGCCTGGGCGACATGCGGCTCGACACCAGCATCGACCTCTACAACGCGCTGAACTCGAACTCGGTCCAGTCGATCGAGAGCACGATCGGCACCGCGTTCGGGCGGCCGATCACGGTGCTCGACGCTCGCGTGCTGCAGGTCTACGCGAACCTGCGGTTCTAG
- a CDS encoding CRTAC1 family protein, producing MAPCLVVLAAVALACGAGSDPPADDASTAGGDDPPPAGVAQDLFVDRAAGVGLDFVHVNGASGRFYYPEILPPGVALLDYDRDGDLDAYLVQSGALEPAAGSGAAPADGPGGRPAGGGRLFRNDLTPAPDGRPLLRFTDVTDASGLDAGGYGLGVAAADMDNDGLVDLYLTNFGPPQVYRNNGDGTFTDVTAGSGLSGADGFGVSAAFVDYDHDGWLDLYVGHNVDYDLDNAAECPNQAGVRDYCPPEVYGGMPDHLYRNLGQGRFEDVTDTALVGGRFGPALGVVAADFDGDGWTDIYVANDGTENILWMNQGDGTLRDAALASGAALSGLGVPEASMGVDAGDFDNDGDEDLYMTHLMREGNNLYVNDGTGLFADRSARAGLGAASLAYTGWGTSWFDYDNDGWLDLLAVNGTVVMVEGREGERFPYDQRMRLFRNLADGRFEDVSERAGAVFALSAVGRGAAFGDVDNDGDVDVLVGNDDGPARLLINQVDNANHWLGLRLIGAGGRDMLGARVAVERPGAATLWRRARSDGSYASANDPRVLIGLGESTTAPDVTVHWTDGSAERWEALPIDRWRTLEQGTGRLLPGGRP from the coding sequence GTGGCGCCCTGTCTGGTGGTTCTGGCCGCGGTGGCCCTCGCCTGCGGGGCCGGCTCGGATCCGCCGGCTGACGACGCCAGCACTGCCGGCGGCGATGATCCGCCTCCGGCGGGGGTCGCGCAGGACCTGTTCGTCGACCGCGCGGCCGGCGTCGGGCTCGACTTCGTCCACGTGAACGGAGCTTCAGGCCGCTTCTACTACCCGGAGATCCTGCCTCCCGGAGTGGCGCTCCTCGACTACGACCGCGACGGCGACCTCGACGCCTACCTCGTCCAGAGCGGCGCGCTCGAGCCGGCCGCCGGGTCGGGCGCGGCTCCTGCGGACGGGCCGGGGGGGCGGCCGGCGGGAGGCGGGCGCCTCTTTCGCAACGACCTGACTCCTGCTCCGGACGGGCGGCCGCTGCTCCGCTTTACCGACGTCACCGATGCGAGCGGCCTCGACGCTGGCGGCTACGGCCTCGGGGTGGCGGCCGCCGATATGGACAATGACGGCCTGGTGGATCTCTACCTGACGAACTTCGGACCGCCGCAGGTGTACCGCAACAACGGCGACGGAACATTCACCGACGTGACGGCCGGGAGCGGCCTGTCGGGGGCGGACGGGTTCGGCGTTTCCGCCGCCTTCGTCGACTACGACCACGACGGCTGGCTCGATCTCTACGTCGGCCACAATGTGGACTACGACCTCGACAACGCGGCGGAATGCCCGAACCAGGCCGGCGTCCGGGATTACTGTCCGCCGGAAGTGTACGGCGGCATGCCCGATCATCTGTACCGCAACCTCGGCCAGGGCCGGTTCGAGGACGTGACCGACACCGCCCTCGTGGGCGGACGCTTTGGACCCGCGCTCGGCGTCGTCGCGGCCGACTTCGACGGGGACGGCTGGACCGACATCTACGTCGCCAATGACGGGACGGAGAACATCCTCTGGATGAACCAGGGCGACGGGACACTGCGCGACGCGGCGCTCGCGTCCGGCGCCGCGCTGAGCGGCCTCGGCGTTCCGGAGGCGAGCATGGGGGTCGACGCCGGGGACTTCGACAACGACGGAGACGAGGATCTCTACATGACCCACCTGATGCGGGAAGGCAACAACCTGTACGTCAACGACGGCACGGGCCTCTTCGCCGACCGCAGCGCCCGCGCCGGCCTCGGCGCCGCGAGCCTGGCCTACACCGGCTGGGGAACGTCGTGGTTCGACTATGACAACGACGGCTGGCTCGACCTGCTGGCGGTCAACGGCACCGTGGTGATGGTGGAGGGGCGCGAGGGCGAACGCTTCCCCTACGATCAGCGGATGAGGCTCTTCCGTAACCTCGCGGACGGGCGCTTCGAGGATGTGAGCGAGCGGGCCGGCGCCGTCTTCGCGCTCTCCGCGGTGGGGCGGGGAGCCGCGTTCGGCGATGTCGACAACGATGGTGATGTCGACGTCCTGGTCGGCAACGACGACGGTCCGGCCCGGCTGCTCATCAACCAGGTGGACAACGCGAACCACTGGCTCGGCCTCCGGCTAATCGGGGCCGGGGGCCGCGATATGCTGGGCGCGCGGGTTGCGGTCGAGCGACCCGGGGCTGCCACGCTGTGGCGGCGCGCCCGCTCCGACGGGAGCTACGCGTCCGCGAACGATCCGCGTGTGCTGATCGGACTCGGCGAATCGACGACGGCGCCCGACGTGACCGTGCACTGGACGGACGGGAGCGCGGAGCGGTGGGAGGCGCTGCCGATCGATCGGTGGCGGACGCTGGAGCAGGGGACCGGCCGCCTGCTGCCCGGTGGACGACCATGA
- a CDS encoding tetratricopeptide repeat protein: MNLTKPHYGVMAGLLSVPLCLAAACGGAGPPESGGAMPVGGGGSDPRAVAEQRLETVVLPDLSEVSDSVREQVLARWGPVDRLQAGEADSGPDAAGHYGALGMVLMAAEFAVAAVPAFRNARALAPDDVRWPYYLAHLQRDAGALDGAAARFEEARRLDPDAMAILVWLGDVRLAQGDAEAAEPLFARALELYPDSVSARFGLARAALMHEEFEAAARGLEEILELEPSATAAHYPLGQAYLRLGEPDRAEVHLRQREAADIRPADPLMDALNALLESAQAYETRGIQALNREDWDGAVAAFRRGLELESEDAELRHRLATALYLRGDTDVARIEFERAAAEGTNLAQADYSLGVLLQDEGRYAEAVGRFAAALEQRPTYAEARLRLAWNLRRAGDPEAALAHYEQVYRANPDLIEAAFGHAMTLVVLNRWGDARARLERALEAHPDDMGLAHAHARLLAAAPDAQVRDGDQALAIADRLAAQARTLDLGETMAMALAEVGAVDRAAALQRDLITGARRAGLTDVIRRLEENLRRYERGEASRTPWPEGEVP, from the coding sequence ATGAATCTCACGAAACCGCACTACGGCGTGATGGCGGGACTACTGTCCGTTCCGCTGTGTCTCGCGGCGGCCTGCGGCGGTGCCGGCCCCCCGGAATCGGGCGGCGCGATGCCGGTCGGCGGGGGCGGATCGGATCCCCGTGCGGTGGCGGAGCAGCGGTTGGAAACCGTTGTCCTTCCCGATCTCTCCGAGGTCAGCGACTCGGTTCGCGAGCAGGTGCTGGCGCGCTGGGGACCGGTCGACCGCCTGCAGGCCGGCGAGGCCGACTCAGGGCCGGATGCGGCTGGACACTACGGCGCGCTGGGCATGGTGCTGATGGCGGCGGAGTTTGCCGTTGCCGCGGTTCCGGCGTTCCGCAACGCCCGGGCGCTGGCTCCGGATGATGTGCGCTGGCCCTACTACCTGGCCCACCTGCAACGCGATGCCGGCGCGCTCGATGGCGCGGCGGCTCGTTTCGAGGAGGCGCGGCGGCTCGATCCCGACGCTATGGCGATTCTCGTCTGGCTTGGCGACGTCCGCCTCGCGCAGGGCGACGCGGAGGCGGCCGAGCCGCTGTTCGCACGGGCCCTGGAGCTGTACCCCGATTCCGTGTCGGCGCGGTTCGGGCTGGCGCGCGCCGCGCTGATGCACGAGGAGTTCGAGGCGGCGGCCCGGGGGCTGGAGGAGATTCTGGAGCTGGAGCCGTCCGCGACGGCGGCCCACTATCCGCTCGGCCAGGCCTACCTCCGGCTCGGCGAGCCGGATCGGGCCGAGGTTCACCTGCGGCAGCGCGAGGCGGCGGACATCCGGCCGGCCGATCCCCTGATGGACGCCCTAAACGCGCTGCTTGAGAGTGCGCAGGCATACGAGACGCGAGGCATACAGGCGCTCAATCGGGAGGACTGGGACGGCGCGGTAGCGGCCTTCCGGCGCGGCCTGGAGCTCGAATCGGAGGACGCCGAGTTGCGCCACCGGCTCGCGACGGCGCTGTATCTCCGGGGCGATACGGACGTGGCCCGGATCGAGTTCGAACGCGCCGCGGCGGAGGGGACGAACCTCGCGCAGGCGGACTACAGCCTCGGCGTGCTGCTGCAGGACGAGGGGCGGTACGCCGAGGCGGTTGGGCGTTTCGCGGCGGCGCTCGAACAGCGTCCGACGTACGCCGAGGCGCGCCTGCGGCTGGCCTGGAACCTGCGCCGGGCGGGCGATCCGGAGGCGGCGCTCGCGCACTACGAGCAGGTGTACCGAGCGAATCCCGACCTGATCGAGGCCGCTTTCGGGCATGCGATGACGCTGGTGGTCCTGAATCGCTGGGGAGATGCGCGCGCCCGCCTGGAGCGGGCCCTCGAGGCGCATCCGGACGACATGGGCCTCGCGCACGCCCATGCCCGTCTGCTGGCGGCGGCGCCCGATGCGCAGGTGCGTGACGGCGACCAGGCGCTCGCCATTGCCGACCGCCTGGCGGCTCAGGCACGGACCCTCGACCTCGGCGAGACGATGGCGATGGCCCTGGCCGAGGTGGGCGCCGTCGATCGCGCGGCGGCCCTGCAGCGGGATCTCATCACCGGCGCCCGGCGCGCCGGGCTGACGGACGTGATCCGCCGGCTGGAAGAGAACCTGCGTCGCTACGAGCGCGGCGAAGCGTCCCGCACGCCATGGCCCGAAGGGGAAGTGCCGTGA